From one Colletotrichum destructivum chromosome 3, complete sequence genomic stretch:
- a CDS encoding Putative glycine cleavage system H-protein/Simiate — MASIARSMRAVRPSTLSQITKAAPRAAFPRPAQRAFSTTPSSLIRKYTKDHEWVDLNADKKTGVVGISEYAAEQLGDVVYVELPEEGAQVAQGDAIGAVESVKSAADINAPISCKVTQVNLGLEEKPGTINKVPEDDSHGGGWIAKVEVDEAGVQQLEALMSEEEYKAFTASEDH; from the exons ATGGCTTCAATTGCTCGCAGCATGAGGGCAGTCCGCCCCTCCACCCTCTCCCAGATCACAAAGGCCGCCCCCCGCGCAGCTTTCCCCCGTCCCGCGCAGCGCGCCTTCTCTACGACCCCCAGCA GCTTAATACGCAAGTACACAAAGGACCACGAGTGGGTTGACCTCAAcgccgacaagaagacgggcgtcgtcggcatctcGGAGTATGCCGCTGAGCAGCTGGGCGACGTCGTCTACGTCGAGTTGCCCGAGGAGGGCGCCCAGGTCGCCCAGGGCGACGCCATTGGCGCCGTCGAGTCCGTCAAGAgcgccgccgacatcaacGCTCCCATCAGTTGCAAGGTCACCCAGGTCAacctcggccttgaggagaagcccggcaccatcaacaaggtccccgaggacgactcccacggcggcggttgGATCGCAAAGGTTGAGGTCGATGAGGCCGGCGTTcagcagctcgaggccctcATGAGCGAGGAGGAGTACAAGGCCTTCACCGCTTCCGAGGATCACTAG
- a CDS encoding Putative carboxylesterase, type B, carboxylesterase type B, active, alpha/Beta hydrolase translates to MVLLVSLVLFLFTLLARAACSPTVPTARTLNGTYEGRHLPEFGQDLFLGIPYALGPRLRNPVPLTESWTGVRDATRYTIACYADSYKGVLEAVGATLGEDCLNLNIVRPAGTTPSSKLPVVVWIHGGSFTGGSGVDGNTNTSYVIRDSVENGTPIIAITINYRLGFFGFPGGYQAAAEGVTNLGLKDQRQALHWIKENIAAFGGDPSKVTLWGQSAGAISIGHQILAYGGKGAEELFRGGILVSGSAGFITNMLFPTHPNILKSYNDVLNATGCADADHTLDCIREAPAEVILGAARSAPVPAWWPSIDGDFIQKPPTWQMLEGDIAPVSVIVGANNDEGLLSVNSIAPGLETEAEAAFVLQASFPVARPSTIQELLAAYPVNGPNPPYSLPVSPDPANDVFCAALRDANMTCGAQYRRVAAIFGDYAQVSGRRLTAREWARAGIPAYSYRFDTNPTDIPIVKNALAPGFSTHSSEYSYFFNFPPDYYMHGLNPPVRNVSSHLTLSRNIVDKFIAYIATGDPNSFKVPEVPEWPQYSVSEPANMAFNATFADNTIYTRVEADTWREEGLELWNKYAVELSFNGNWRP, encoded by the exons ATGGTGCTCCTTGTCAGCctcgtcctgttcctgttcACGCTGCTCGCGAGAGCGGCATGCTCTCCCACAGTCCCAACAGCCAGAACGCTCAACGGAACCTACGAAGGCCGTCATCTTCCCGAGTTTGGCCAAGACCTGTTTCTCGGCATCCCGTACGCCCTCGGCCCCCGTCTCCGTAACCCCGTACCCCTGACCGAGTCCTGGACCGGCGTCCGCGATGCCACTCGCTATACCATTGCTTGCTATGCCGATTCCTACAAAGGTGTTCTGGAAGCTGTTGGTGCCACTCTCGGCGAGGACTGCCTGAACCTGAACATTGTCCGGCCTGCTGGAACGACCCCGTCCTCGAAGCTGCCCGTTGTTGTATGGATACACGGCGGCAGCTTCACCGGTGGCTCCGGTGTAGATGGGAACACCAACACATCCTACGTCATCCGAGACTCGGTCGAGAACGGCACCCCgatcatcgccatcaccatcaactaccgtctcggcttcttcggcttCCCGGGTGGTTACCAAGCCGCCGCGGAGGGCGTCACGAACCTCGGCCTCAAAGACCAACGGCAGGCCCTGCACTGGATCAAGGAGAACATCGCGGCTTTTGGCGGCGACCCGAGCAAGGTCACACTATGGGGCCagtccgccggcgccattTCCATCGGGCACCAGATCCTCGCAtacggcggcaagggcgccgaggagctgtTCAGAGGAGGCATCCTCGTAAGCGGCAGCGCAGGCTTCATCACGAATATGCTGTTCCCTACGCACCCAAACATCCTGAAGTCGTACAATGATGTCCTGAATGCGACGGGCTGCGCCGATGCGGACCACACTTTGGACTGCATTCGCGAGGCTCCCGCGGAAGTAATTTTGGGCGCCGCCAGATCAGCCCCGGTTCCCGCCTGGTGGCCGAGTATCGACGGAGATTTCATCCAGAAGCCCCCCACGTGGCAAAtgctcgagggcgacatCGCCCCCGtgtccgtcatcgtcggcgccaacaACGACGAGGGCTTGTTGTCGGTCAACTCGATCGCCCCCGGCTTAGAaaccgaggccgaggccgcaTTCGTCCTCCAAGCCAGCTTCCCCGTCGCGAGGCCTTCGACCATCCAGGAGCTCCTGGCCGCGTACCCCGTCAACGGCCCCAACCCGCCTTACTCGCTGCCCGTCAGCCCCGATCCGGCCAACGACGTCTTCTGCGCCGCCCTGCGCGACGCCAACATGACCTGTGGCGCGCAGTACCGCAGGGTGGCCGCCATCTTCGGTGACTACGCGCAGGTCAGTGGCCGGCGGCTGACGGCGCGCGAATGGGCCCGGGCCGGGATCCCCGCTTACAGCTACCGCTTCGACACGAACCCGACCGACATACCCATCGTCAAGAACGCCCTCGCGCCCGGGTTCTCGACGCACTCGTCCGAGTACTCGTACTTCTTCAACTTCCCGCCCGACTACTACATGCACGGGCTGAACCCGCCCGTGCGCAACGTGTCGTCGCACCTGACGCTCTCGAGAAACATCGTGGACAAGTTCATCGCGTACAtcgccacgggcgacccgAACTCGTTCAAAG TCCCCGAAGTGCCCGAGTGGCCGCAGTACTCCGTCTCGGAGCCGGCGAACATGGCGTTCAACGCCACCTTCGCCGACAACACAATCTACACGCGCGTCGAGGCGGACACCTGGCGCGAGGAGGGCCTGGAGCTGTGGAACAAGTACGCCGTCGAGCTCAGCTTCAATGGCAACTGGCGTCCGTGA
- a CDS encoding Putative small GTP-binding protein encodes MEQDQLAAPPHPDDTLGGFDVSPQVAQNNGYDYSEKQRSQPSQSLDQGLPQSPRSEDQQADRYNTPPLPMNAPPISRPASGLSGAGAQQSYADHASRSSAGAEAAASNGRNHVVIKVGMVGDAQIGKTSLMVKYVEGSWDEDYIQTLGVNFMEKTISIRNTEITFSIWDLGGQREFVNMLPLVCNDAVAILFMFDLTRKSTLNSIKEWYRQGRGFNKTAIPILVGTKYDHFVNFPREDQEEISNQARRFAKAMRAALIFSSTSHSINVQKIFKIVLSKAFDLKCTIPEIENVGEPLLLYQSC; translated from the exons ATGGAGCAAGACCAGCTTGCCGCCCCGCCTCACCCAGACGACACCCTTGGCGGTTTCGATGTCTCTCCGCAGGTTGCTCAGAACAACGGTTATGACTACTCGGAGAAGCAGCGCTCCCAACCCAGCCAGTCCCTCGACCAGGGCCTCCCACAATCCCCGCGGTCCGAAGACCAACAAGCCGATCGCTACAACACACCGCCTCTGCCTATGAATGCCCCTCCCATCTCGAGGCCTGCCTCTGGTCTGTCCGGCGCTGGCGCGCAACAAAGCTACGCCGACCATGCTTCGCGCAGCAGTGCCGGCGCAGAGGCTGCCGCCAGTAACGGTCGCAACCACGTCGTAATCAAGGTCGGCATGGTGGGGGATGCGCAAATCGGCAAGACGAGTTTGATGGTCAAGTACGTCGAGGGCAGCTGGGACGAAGACTATATCCAGACACTGGGCGTCAACTTTATGGAGAAGACCATTTCGATCCGGAATACCGAGATTACCTTTTCCATCTGGGACTTGGGTGGCCAGCGCGAATTTGTCAACATGCTGCCCCTGGTCTGTAACGACGCTgtcgccatcctcttcatgtTCGACCTAACGCGGAAGAGCACGCTTAACAGCATCAAGGAGTGGTATCGGCAGGGCAGGGGCTTCAACAAGACGGCCATTCCCATCCTCGTGGGCACCAAGTATGACCATTTCGTCAACTTCCCAAGGGAGGACCAAGAGGAAATCTCGAACCAG GCCCGCCGGTTCGCAAAGGCAATGCGCGCTGCGTTGATCTTCTCCAGCACGAGCCATAGTATCAACGTGCAAAAG ATCTTCAAGATTGTGCTGTCCAAAGCTTTCGACCTGAAGTGCACGATTCCCGAAATCGAAAACGTGGGAGAGCCGCTGTTGTTGTACCAGTCCTGCTGA
- a CDS encoding Putative alanine dehydrogenase/pyridine nucleotide transhydrogenase, NAD(H)-binding protein: MNPSILRPALAYNLCSSHASARLFPRAWSASLNVAPAASIVDAQRKWQSSHARGRQVKDLVPAASRPLQLVRHTSAASVPSLVATATYSTTAEPSSVPYAQLTVGVPKEVFLNERRVALTPQNVALLLKKGFSSVLVERGAGAEADFPDEAYDRAGATLVDAADQVWSGSDVVLKVRSPIPSEIGLMKKNQTVISFLQPAQNKPLVEKLAAQKATSFAMDLIPRISRAQVFDALSSMANIAGYKAVLEASNNFGRFLTGQVTAAGKIPPCKVLVIGAGVAGLSAIATARRLGAIVRGFDTRPAAREQVQSLGAEFIEVDIKEDGSGAGGYAKEMSKEFIEAEMKLFYEQACEVDIIITTALIPGKPAPKLITKSMLEVMKPGSVVVDLAAEAGGNCEKTKPGELYTYKGVKIIGYTDLPSRLPTQSSTLYSNNVTKFLLSMAPREKEFGIDLTDEVVRGSIVTLKGDVLPPPPRKAPPPAPVQAPPVTKEAEVVALTPFQKTSREVATVTAGMGAALALGKMTGPLFMGNAFTFALASLIGYRVVWGVTPALHSPLMSVTNAISGMVGIGGLFILGGGYVPQTFPQVLGAASVLLAFVNVSGGFVLTKRMLDMFKRPTDPPEYPWLYAIPAALFGGGYIAAAATGTAGLVQAGYAVSSVLCISSLSSLASQATARMGNMLGMLGVGSGVLASLLAVGFSPEVLTQFGGLAALGSIAGILIGKRITPTDLPQTVAALHSVVGLAAVLTSIGSVMAHIDDIGTLHLVTGYLGVLIGGITFTGSIVAFLKLAGKMSSRPIVLPGKHLINSGMLTANIATMGAFVTMAPGSPMIAAAALSANTILSFAKGYTTTAAIGGADMPVVITVLNAYSGFALVAEGFMLDNPLLTTVGALIGVSGSILSYIMCVAMNRSLTNVLFGGISAPAQTDYKMEGAVTQTNIEDTAEALVNAENVIIVVGYGMAVAKAQYAISEITGMLRAKGINVRFAIHPVAGRMPGQCNVLLAEASVPYDIVLEMDEINDDFGETDVTLVIGANDTVNPIALEPGSPIAGMPVLQAWKSKQVIVMKRGMASGYADVPNPMFYMPGTRMLFGDAKVSTEAIKAAVEARTA, translated from the exons ATGAATCCCTCTATCCTGCGGCCAGCTCTGGCCTACAACCTGTGTTCCTCACACGCATCCGCCCGGCTCTTTCCTCGCGCGTGGTCTGCCAGCCTAA ATGTTGCGCCGGCTGCgtccatcgtcgacgcccagcgCAAGTGGCAATCCAGCCATGCGCGAGGCCGCCAGGTGAAAGATCTCGTCCCGGCCGCCTCCCGCCCTCTACAGCTCGTCCGGCacacctcggccgcctcaGTTCCAAGCCTCGTGGCCACGGCGACGTACTCCACCACCGCAGAGCCATCTTCCGTGCCGTACGCTCAGCTTACCGTTGGCGTGCCCAAGGAGGTCTTCTTGAACGAGCGACGCGTCGCATTGACCCCGCAGAACGTAGCCCTCCTCCTCAAAAAGGGCTTCTCCAGCGTCCTTGTCGAgcgaggcgccggcgccgaggctgACTTCCCCGACGAGGCCTACGACCGCGCTGGCGCGacgctcgtcgacgctgccGACCAGGTCTGGTCCGGCTCCGATGTGGTGCTCAAGGTCCGCAGCCCGATACCCTCTGAGATCGGCCTCATGAAGAAGAACCAGACCGTCATATCCTTCCTGCAGCCCGCCCAGAACAAGCCgctggtcgagaagctcgccgcGCAGAAAGCAACCTCCTTCGCCATGGACCTCATCCCGCGGATCTCCCGTGCCCAGGTCTTTGACGCCCTCAGCTCCATGGCCAACATTGCCGGCTACAAGGCGGTCCTGGAGGCGTCCAACAACTTTGGCCGCTTCTTGACCGGGCAGGTGACCGCCGCTGGCAAGATCCCGCCCTGCAAGGTGCTCGTCATTGGTGCCGGTGTTGCCGGACTCAGCGCCATCGCCACTGCGAGGAGActcggcgccatcgtgcGAGGCTTCGACACGCGTCCGGCAGCCCGGGAGCAGGTGCAGTCTCTCGGCGCCGAGTTCATCGAGGTCGACATCAAGGAAgacggctccggcgccggcggatATGCTAAGGAAATGAGCAAGGAGTTTATCGAGGCTGAGATGAAGCTCTTCTACGAACAGGCGTGCGAggtcgacatcatcatcaccactgCCTTGATCCCAGGAAAACCCGCCCCTAAGCTCATCACGAAGTCCATGCTGGAAGTCATGAAGCCCGGCTCTGTGGTGGTTGACCTGGCGGCAGAAGCCGGCGGCAACTGCGAAAAGACCAAGCCCGGCGAGCTGTATACGTACAAGGGCGTCAAGATCATTG GCTACACCGACCTCCCCTCCAGACTCCCGACGCAGTCATCGACCCTGTACTCCAACAACGTCACCAAGTTCCTCCTCTCCATGGCACCCAGGGAGAAGGAATTCGGCATCGATCTCACCGACGAGGTTGTGCGCGGTTCCATCGTCACTCTGAAGGGCGACGTgctcccgccgcctccccggAAAGCCCCACCGCCCGCGCCCGTCCAAGCACCGCCCGTCACGAAAgaagccgaggtcgtcgcccTGACCCCTTTCCAGAAGACCTCTCGCGAAGTGGCCACCGTGACGGCCGGTATGGGAGCCGCCCTGGCCCTGGGCAAGATGACTGGTCCCCTTTTCATGGGCAACGCCTTCACCTTCGCTCTGGCCTCTCTCATCGGCTACAGGGTCGTGTGGGGCGTGACGCCAGCCCTTCACTCGCCCCTGATGAGTGTCACCAACGCCATCTCAG GCATGGTCGGAATCGGCGGTCTCTTCATCCTGGGCGGCGGCTATGTCCCGCAAACCTTCCCCCAGGTCCTCGGCGCAGCCTCCGTTCTGCTCGCCTTCGTGAACGTTtccggcggcttcgtcctcACAAAGCGCATGCTGGACATGTTCAAGCGGCCGACTGACCCCCCCGAATACCCGTGGCTCTACGCCATCCCGGCAGCCCTCTTCGGCGGAGGCTACATTGCCGCAGCAGCTACCGGAACAGCGGGTCTCGTCCAAGCCGGCTACGCCGTCAGCTCCGTGCTGTGCATCAGCTCCCTCTCCAGCTTGGCGTCGCAGGCGACTGCTCGCATGGGCAACATGCTTGGCATGCTCGGAGTCGGCTCCGGCGTGTTGGCATCGTTGCTGGCCGTCGGCTTCTCGCCAGAGGTGCTCACGCAGTTCGGCGGTCTCGCGGCTCTGGGTAGCATTGCCGGCATCCTCATCGGGAAGCGCATTACGCCGACCGACCTTCCCCAGACCGTTGCCGCACTCCACTCTGTCGTTGGTCTGGCAGCCGTCTTGACCTCCATCGGAAGCGTCATGGCGCACATCGATGACATCGGGACGCTTCACCTGGTCACGGGCTACCTGGGcgtcctcatcggcggcatcacctTCACGGGCTCCATCGTCGCATTCCTCAAGCTCGCGGGAAAGATGTCGTCCCGCCCGATCGTCCTCCCGGGCAAGCACTTGATCAACTCGGGCATGCTGACGGCCAACATCGCCACGATGGGCGCCTTCGTGACCATGGCGCCCGGCTCGCCCATGatcgccgcggcggcacTCTCGGCCAACACCATCCTCTCCTTCGCCAAGGGGTACACCACTACGgcggccatcggcggcgccgataTGCCGGTCGTCATCACTGTGCTTAACGCCTACTCGGGCTTCGCGCTCGTGGCGGAGGGTTTCATGCTGGACAACCCGCTCCTTACGACGGTTGGCGCGCTCATTGGCGTATCGGGCTCCATTCTTTCGTACATCATGTGCGTGGCGATGAACCGCTCGCTCACCAACGTCCTGTTCGGCGGGAtatcggcgccggcgcagaCGGACTACAAGATGGAGGGTGCCGTGACGCAGACCAACATCGAGgacacggccgaggcgctcgtcaacgccgagaacgtcatcatcgtcgtcgggtACGGCATGGCGGTCGCCAAGGCGCAGTACGCCATCAGCGAGATCACGGGCATGCTTCGCGCCAAAGGCATCAACGTTCGTTTCGCCATCCACCCCGTGGCCGGCCGCATGCCCGGGCAGTGTAACGTGCTGCTGGCGGAGGCGAGCGTGCCGTACGACATCGTGCTCGAGATGGACGAGATCAACGACGACTTTGGGGAGACGGACGTCACGCTGGTCATTGGCGCCAACGACACCGTCAACCCCATCGCACTGGAGCCTGGCAGCCCTATCGCCGGTATGCCCGTGCTGCAGGCTTGGAAGAGCAAGCAGGTCATTGTGATGAAGAGAGGCATGGCCAGCGGCTATG CCGATGTACCGAACCCCATGTTCTACATGCCCGGAACACGCATGCTCTTCGGAGATGCCAAAGTGAGCACCGAAG CAatcaaggccgccgtcgaggcccgaACAGCATAG
- a CDS encoding uncharacterized protein (Putative zn(2)Cys(6) fungal-type DNA-binding domain, transcription factor domain, fungi) yields MDPASSSAVPGPSTSAGGSNLPIKRACDACRARKIRCDREDPCAHCQHAGIECKNTSGLKPKEKRTRILITPQYEKKIDLIDRRLDGVVRLLEDLKLHFPVPSATSTSKPPDTSTFAPKPLYLQPKTVASSISTPASHANSVQTSDPMVEGESSMTAQSIFAHDFLQKAVGDDSSVLEMRETLDALHSLVDALKQQPAIHELTYPHARPIARLALGDCEMPPVQSAVNAIREAKAHKTLGLEWVTNFLHPDHFTDLVLKVYFSPADFNEAEFIIVNAGLECLYMDLSVNKATAAPLKEEYAKMGTLCTSNLETALANLPLHLPATMDMIVALLFGAYHAMEVAKPSLAWTLNTASAQLCQTLGYHRIASVRSGNPDDEDYKIFLFWSVYFVDKSLSLRLGRPSTISDYDVTVPYPSSASKMHGALMSYFCLWVIVSRIQGKTYELLYSPEALSQSSSVREGRARGLAAELQQVTDRTQETHAQYLESAIKAVGQNTMDFFNVSDEVLRLSLLTIIYRAVPSPPGSSTTFSTECIGAARATLKRHEDCMAIMAKDGYYLFPMYMNWTILFAPFVPFIVIFCQVMETSDATDLARLQGFVASIQDAKEFTEASARLCRLFQVLYNVAFRYVEMRNSSQQTGQAQASQEMDKYLTALGFPSAGQSSEGGPDGSDQLPMGGGGGSGGDEGMTSTGSGLVPLNQMLWMGNASQLEDWFYSNQQMMGLVEDDDSFLQ; encoded by the exons ATGGAtcccgcatcgtcgtctgccGTCCCTGGCCCGAGTACCTCTGCCGGCGGCTCCAACCTTCCCATCAAACGAGCG TGTGATGCTTGTCGTGCACGCAAG ATTCGCTGTGATAGGGAAGACCCCTGTGCTCACTGCCAACATGCCGGCATCGAGTGCAAGAACACCTCGGGACTCAAGccgaaagaaaagaggacTCGCATTCTCATTACCCCCCAATA TGAGAAGAAGATCGACCTGATAGACCGCCGACTCGACGGCGTAGTCCGCCTCCTCGAAGACCTCAAACTCCACTTTCCTGTACCgtcagcaacatcaacatccaAACCCCCGGACACGTCGACTTTCGCACCGAAACCGCTCTACCTGCAGCCGAAAACCGTCGCTTCGTCCATCTCGACGCCTGCCAGCCATGCCAACTCTGTCCAGACGAGCGACCCCATGGTGGAAGGGGAGTCATCCATGACAGCCCAGTCAATCTTTGCCCACGATTTCCTCCAAAAGGCCGTCGGGGATGACTCCTCCGTCCTTGAAATGCGAGAGACGCTTGACGCCCTTCACTCTCTGGTCGACGCGCTGAAGCAGCAACCGGCCATCCACGAGCTGACATATCCCCACGCCAGACCCATAGCTAGGCTTGCTCTCGGCGACTGTGAAATGCCCCCGGTGCAGTCCGCCGTCAACGCTATCCGCGAGGCAAAAG CTCACAAAACACTTGGCCTGGAGTGGGTAACCAACTTCCTCCACCCGGATCATTTCACCGACCTGGTCCTCAAAGTCTACTTTTCACCGGCCGATTTCAACGAAGCCGAGTTCATCATTGTGAATGCCGGCCTGGAGTGTCTCTACATGGACCTGTCCGTAAACaaggccacggcggcgccgctcaAGGAGGAGTATGCAAAAATGGGGACCCTCTGCACCAGTAACCTCGAGACTGCGTTGGCCAACCTGCCTCTGCACCTGCCAGCCACCATGGACATGATCGTGGCCTTGTTGTTCGGC GCCTACCACGCCATGGAAGTGGCAAAGCCAAGCCTTGCCTGGACGTTGAAcacggcctcggcccagCTATGCCAGACCCTCGGATACCACCGAATAGCTTCCGTCAGGAGCGGCAACCCTGACGACGAAGATTACAAGATTTTCCTGTTTTGGTCCGTCTACTTTGTGGACAAGTCGCTCTCCCTCCGCCTGGGTCGCCCGTCAACAATTTCAGACTACGACGTCACCGTCCCCTACCCGTCGAGTGCTAGCAAAATGCACGGTGCGCTGATGAGCTACTTCTGCTTGTGGGTCATTGTGTCCAGGATCCAGGGCAAGACCTACGAGCTGTTGTACAGCCCCGAGGCGTTGTCCCAGTCGAGCTCAGTCCGTGAAGGTCGCGCACGGGGGTTGGCGGCAGAGCTTCAGCAAGTGACGGATCGCACTCAGGAGACGCAC GCACAGTACTTGGAGTCGGCAatcaaggccgtcggccaAAACACGATGGATTTCTTCAACGTCTCTGACGAGGTGCTGAGATTGTCGCTACTCACCATCATATACCGGGCGGTACCCTCGCCCCCAGGCTCATCCACCACCTTTAGTACAGAGTGCATCGGCGCCGCAAGGGCGACACTGAAGCGACACGAGGATTGCATGGCGATCATGGCCAAGGACGGCTACTACCTGTTTCCCATGTATATGAATTG GACTATCCTCTTCGCACCGTTCgtgccgttcatcgtcatcttctgCCAGGTCATGGAAACGAGCGATGCTACAGATCTGGCCCGACTGCAAGGGTTTGTTGCGTCGATTCAGGACGCCAAAGAGTTCACcgaggcgtcggcgagacTCTGCCGGCTCTTCCAGGTCCTCTACAACGTCGCGTTCCGGTATGTCGAGATGCGCAACAGTTCACAGCAGACGGGGCAGGCGCAGGCAAGCCAGGAGATGGACAAGTATCTCACGGCACTCGGGTTCCCGTCCGCGGGGCAGTCGTCCGAGGGGGGCCCGGACGGTTCGGACCAGCTCCcgatgggcggcggcggcggcagcggcggcgatgaggggaTGACCTCTACCGGGTCGGGCCTGGTGCCACTCAACCAGATGCTGTGGATGGGAAACGCATCGCAGTTGGAGGACTGGTTTTATAGTAACCAGCAGATGATGGGGCTTGTGGAGGATGACGACTCGTTCTTGCAGTGA
- a CDS encoding Putative porphobilinogen deaminase, which yields MAAVTSTTESGAIHVGTRKSALAMKQTEIVVDGLSKARPDVSFEVHSMQTLGDKDQITALYNFGGKGLWTSELEAKLVAKELDIIVHSLKDMPTTLPDGCTLGCVTKREDPRDVVVFKAGLAEEHGWKGLADLPDGCVIGTSSVRRIAQLKRRYPGLKFADVRGNIETRLRKCDDPEGPFSAIILAAAGLLRMNYGARISQFLDSENGGTLHAVGQGALGIEARSGDERVLSVLRELEDKPTMLACVAERSVMRTLEGGCSVPIGVETTWVEDGKKLRLKATVVHVDGTNGVDAERTEAVKTAEEADDFGKLVAQDLVDGGAHGILDDVNQVRPGKQTATEATIPSSS from the coding sequence atgGCCGCCGTTACGTCCACCACCGAAAGCGGCGCCATCCATGTCGGCACGCGCAAGTCGGCGCTGGCGATGAAGCAGACCGagatcgtcgtcgatggcctctCCAAGGCGCGACCGGACGTCTCGTTCGAGGTCCACAGCATGCAAACCCTGGGCGACAAGGACCAGATCACGGCGCTATACAACTttggcggcaagggcttGTGGACGtcggagctcgaggccaagctcgtggccaaggagctcgacatcATCGTCCACTCGCTCAAGGACATGCCGACGACGCTCCCGGACGGCTGCACCCTCGGCTGCGTCACCAAACGCGAGGACCCGCGCGACGTTGTCGTCTTCAAGGCtggcctcgccgaggagcacGGCTGGAagggcctcgccgacctgcCCGACGGCTGCGTCATCGGCACCAGCAGCGTGCGCCGCATCGCCCAGCTGAAGCGCCGCTACCCGGGGCTGAAGTTCGCCGATGTGCGCGGCAACATCGAGACGCGCCTCCGCAAGTGCGACGACCCGGAGGGCCCCTTCtccgccatcatcctcgccgccgccggcctgctgcgcATGAACTACGGCGCCCGCATCTCGCAGTTCCTCGACTCGGAGAACGGCGGTACCCTGCATGCCGTCGGGCAGGGCGCCCTGGGCATCGAGGCGCGGTCGGGCGACGAGCGTGTGCTGAGTGTGCTCAGGGAGCTCGAGGACAAGCCGACGATGCTGGCCTGTGTCGCGGAGCGGAGCGTCATGCGCACGCTCGAGGGAGGATGCAGCGTGCCGATCGGCGTCGAGACAACCTgggtcgaggacggcaagaagCTGCGGCTCAAGGCGACGGTGGTGCACGTCGACGGCACGAACGGAGTGGACGCGGAGAGGACCGAGGCGGTCAAGACCGCAGAGGAGGCAGACGATTTTGGCAAACTGGTGGCACAGGACCTGGTGGATGGAGGAGCACATGggatcctcgacgacgtcaacCAAGTACGGCCGGGCAAACAAACGGCGACGGAAGCGACCATCCCGTCTTCATCCTAA
- a CDS encoding Putative ELO family protein has translation MATQAPSSFYEQLPLPTLDRPFGIHLWPLLDKVWTPIVGYPVSEFRFVPGVTPMSTIKQAGIFVIIYYTIIFGGREWMRNREPYKLKGLFLAHNLFLTLISAGLLALYIEELLPTVVRGGIFHAICDAEGGWTQPLVVLYYMTYLTKYLELLDTVFLFLKKKPLTFLHCYHHGATALLCYTQLIGSTAVSWVPITLNLGVHVVMYWYYFQSARGVRIWWKEWVTRFQIIQFIIDLGFVYFASYTYFTSTYFPWMPNAGKCAGEEFAAFAGIGILSSYLVLFISFYLATYKKGGKSQTRKSLRRMSQAPLPDPHNVASAVAAHSNGNAKASGAKANGSAPRSRKA, from the exons ATGGCGACCcaagccccctcctccttctaCGAGCAATTGCCTCTGCCCACCCTCGACCGTCCCTTTGGCATCCACCTATGGCCTTTGCTCGACAAGGTCTGGACCCCCATCGTCGGCTACCCGGTGAGCGAGTTCAGGTTCGTGCCTGGCGTCACGCCCATGTCCACGATCAAGCAGGCcggcatcttcgtcatcatctACTACACCATCATTTTTGGCGGTCGCGAGTGGATGCGCAACCGTGAGCCCTACAAGCTCAAGggtctcttcctcgcccacAACCTGTTCCTCACCCTCATCAGCGCCGGTCTTCTCGCCCTCTACATTGAGGAGCTCCTGCCGACCGTTGTGCGCGGAGGCATCTTCCATGCCATCTgtgacgccgagggcggttGGACCCAGCCCCTCGTTGTCCTCTATTAC ATGACATACTTGACCAAATACCTCGAGTTGCTGGACACCGtgttcctcttcctcaagaagaagccccTGA CGTTTCTCCACTGTTACCACCACGGCGCGACTGCTCTCCTCTGCTACACCCAGCTGATTGGCTCCACTGCCGTCTCGTGGGTTCCCATCACCCTCAACCTCGGCGTTCACGTCGTCATGTACTGGTACTACTTCCAGAGCGCGCGCGGCGTCCGCATCTGGTGGAAGGAGTGGGTCACTCGTTTCCAGATCATCCAGTTCATCATCGATCTCG GCTTCGTTTACTTCGCCTCCTACACCTACTTCACCTCGACCTACTTCCCCTGGATGCCCAATGCCGGCAAGTGTGCTGGTGAGGAGTTTGCTGCTTTTGCTGGTATCGGCATCCTCAGCTCCTACCTTgtcctcttcatctccttcTACCTTGCGACCTACAAGAAGGGCGGCAAGTCGCAGACCCGCAAGTCTCTCCGCCGCATGAGCCAAGCTCCCCTTCCCGACCCCCACAACGTTGCCTCGGCCGTCGCTGCCCACTCCAACGgcaacgccaaggccagcgGAGCCAAGGCCAACGGCTCTGCGCCCCGATCCCGCAAGGCGTAA